The Allochromatium tepidum genome has a window encoding:
- a CDS encoding STAS domain-containing protein — MEIEITLQDGIHVLKVSGQLDALSGADYEQGVNRLVAEGARRLVLDFGPLVYISSAGLRALLNTSKPLMAQGGALVYANLQPSVREVFEMTGLPSLFKVCDSLPEAMALVQAP; from the coding sequence ATGGAGATCGAAATCACACTCCAGGACGGTATCCACGTCCTGAAAGTTTCTGGCCAGCTCGATGCGCTGAGTGGCGCCGACTACGAGCAGGGAGTCAATCGTCTCGTCGCCGAGGGTGCGCGGCGGCTGGTTCTGGATTTCGGTCCATTGGTCTATATCAGCAGCGCCGGTCTGCGCGCCCTACTGAACACGAGCAAGCCGCTGATGGCTCAAGGCGGAGCACTGGTCTACGCCAATCTTCAGCCCAGTGTGCGCGAGGTCTTCGAGATGACGGGCCTGCCGTCACTGTTCAAGGTGTGCGACTCGTTGCCCGAGGCGATGGCCTTGGTGCAGGCCCCATGA
- a CDS encoding MBL fold metallo-hydrolase: MSHPHFQEIAAGIYCIETGLYRHGLAAAYLVRSGERLAFVDTGPANAAPNLLATVAALGLTPEHVDYVMPTHVHLDHAGASGHLMAACSNARLVAHPKGAPHLIDPSKLIAGSSVVYGEENFERDFGAPLPIPAERVIVAEDGQTFDLNGRTLTFIDTPGHANHHGCILDSRTQSFFTGDTFGIAYREFDTANGPWLFAPTTPVAFDPETWIASLDKLMTHAPQAMYLTHYGRVDRPAERVEAVRQSIRDLAELALREEGRPEDGRRQRIKESVTAHLMQRAREHGVDLNDGHIQELLSVDTELNAQGLEVWLKRREKRTAG, translated from the coding sequence ATGTCACACCCCCACTTCCAGGAGATCGCCGCGGGCATCTACTGCATCGAGACCGGACTCTATCGCCACGGTCTGGCCGCCGCTTATCTGGTGCGCTCGGGCGAGCGTCTGGCCTTCGTCGACACCGGACCGGCCAACGCGGCCCCGAACCTGCTGGCGACCGTCGCCGCGCTCGGACTGACGCCTGAGCACGTCGACTATGTGATGCCGACCCATGTGCATCTGGACCATGCCGGCGCCTCGGGTCATCTGATGGCCGCCTGTTCCAATGCACGTCTGGTCGCCCATCCCAAGGGCGCGCCGCACCTGATCGACCCGAGCAAGCTGATCGCCGGCTCCAGCGTCGTCTATGGCGAAGAGAACTTCGAGCGCGACTTCGGCGCCCCCCTGCCGATTCCGGCCGAGCGCGTCATCGTCGCCGAGGACGGACAGACCTTCGACCTGAACGGACGCACCCTGACCTTCATCGACACCCCAGGGCACGCCAATCATCACGGCTGCATCCTCGACAGCCGAACGCAGAGCTTCTTCACCGGCGACACCTTCGGCATCGCCTATCGCGAGTTCGACACCGCGAACGGTCCCTGGCTGTTCGCACCGACCACGCCGGTCGCCTTCGATCCGGAGACCTGGATCGCCAGTCTCGACAAGCTGATGACGCACGCTCCCCAGGCCATGTATCTGACCCACTATGGCCGTGTCGACCGCCCGGCCGAGCGCGTCGAAGCCGTGCGTCAGAGCATCCGCGACCTGGCCGAACTGGCCCTGCGTGAGGAAGGACGGCCCGAAGACGGACGACGGCAGCGGATCAAGGAATCGGTCACGGCGCATCTGATGCAGCGCGCGCGCGAGCATGGCGTGGATCTGAACGACGGCCATATCCAGGAGTTGCTGAGCGTCGATACCGAACTCAACGCTCAGGGACTGGAGGTCTGGCTCAAGCGGCGCGAGAAACGCACGGCAGGCTGA